AACCATAATGTCCAGCTACAATGACCTGTTGTACTTTTAATACATTGACGGCATAATCTAGGACACTTAATAAACTCATGTCTGAGTGGATAACCATATTGGCGATATTACGGTGTACAAAGACCTCACCTGGTTTTGTACCGGTCAACTCGTTGGCTGGTACACGGCTGTCTGCACAGCCGATCCAAAGAATTTCAGGATTTTGACCTTTTGCAAGTTGTTGGAAACGTCCTGTCGTGTCATTCTTCACAAAATCCATCCATTCCTGATTTCCCTTAATAATATTGTCAAATCCTGTTTTTAAATCTTTATTTTCCATATTCCTTTTTTAATATCACTTTGCCCTAGAGCTCTTTTTTTGATAAAATAATACAAATTTCTTAGTTTATTGTTTACTGGAAACAACTTTATTTTTTATAAACGACCTGTAAAAGTTCGATCTCCTTGCCTTTACTTTTTGCGTTCTGTTCAAAGTCTTTAATGACTTCGATAACATCCTTGTCGATAAATTTACTGAATGTCCCATCGATACGGATCTTACTGACCGATTTTGGTAAACTATATAGTTTCTGCTGGATAGGAACCTTGTTCAAAAATGAAACTTCCTCTGCTAATACAATGACAGCCTTATCCTCTTCGTTGTCCTTTTCAATATTATATTTAAAAGCATTTTTCATATTTGCTCTTAGAATATAGAATGTCGCCACAACGATTCCAATTCCAACACCCATTAATAAGTCGGTAAATACGATAGCGACAATAGTCACGAAAAACGGAATGAATTGATCCAGACCTTTTCGATACATTGAGGTAAATAAGCTTGGTTTAGCTAATTTATACCCTGTATGTAAAAGTATTGCGGCAAGACATGCTAGCGGAATCATATTTAACATTGTTGGAATAGCCAACATGGCAACGAGCAGCCAGATACCGTGTAAGATTGCAGACTGTCTGGTCTTTCCACCAGCATTGACATTGGCTGATGACCGTACGATAACTGAGGTTAATGGCAGTCCACCTAAGAGTCCACTTGTCATATTACCGATTCCCTGAGCAACCAGTTCGCGGTTGGTTGGTGTATTGCGTTTATATGGATCAATCTTGTCTACTGCTTCAATACTCAATAAGGTCTCCAAACTGGCAATAATGGCAATGGTAAATGCTGCGATCCAAACATCCTTATTGACGATCTGGGTGAAGTCAGGTAATGTGAATAAACCTGTAAACTCTGCAAACGACCCTACAATTGGCACAAGTACAAATTGTTTATCGTGTAATTGAAAAAAGGAGCCATTAAAAAGATAAGCCAAAGCGACCCCGACAATAACGACTACCAGCGGAGCAGGCACTTTATTCAATTTAGGGATTGCTGGCCAAAAGATCAGAATGGCTAACGATAGGGCACAGATAATCAATGCACCAAAATTGATGGCTGAGGCAACGGTGTCAAAATATGCACCTATGCCGTGCCCATTGTCCAGCTCAAAAGCGTGTGTCTCGATCAATCCCAAGGCCAAAGGGATTTGTTTCATGATAATGGTAATACCGATCGCGGCCAACATGCCGACGATGACTGCGGAAGGGAAATAATTTCCGATCATACCCGCTTTTAGAATACCGAGAATTACTTGTACAACACCTGCGATGACAACCGCAAGGAGAAAGGTTTCATAGGCGCCTAGGCTCTGGATAGCTCCTAGAACGATAACTGTGAGGCCAGCAGCTGGCCCACTGACACTGAGTGGTGATTTACTGATTGAAGCAACAACGATTCCACCAATTACACCAGTCAATAATCCTGCAAACAATGGCGCACCTGAGGCCATTGCAATTCCCAAACATAATGGAAGTGCCACCAAAAACACCACAACACTAGCAGGGAAATCATATTTTAAGTCTCTTTTCGAAAGTTTCAGAAAAGCCGACGTACGAGTTCCAAACATAAAATTTGTGTTTATCTGTATAATAAATCTTCCTGAAGCCACCTGCAACAACAGCAATAGATACCAAATTGAAGGGTATTAGATGCTAAGGAGCGTTGTACTTTCAGAAGAAATCAATAAGAAACCGCATACTGGGATTCAGTATGGGGACAATTTGAATACATCCATAAAGGGATGCCTTTATTAACAGTTAGGAGGCGGCGTTGGAACCGTAGGATGGAAAGCTAAAATGCTTTTCTCGTTTTTAAGGTAATTCTTTTGTTTTCCTTGGTTCTCAACAATGGTAGTCTCGAATACAATGGGTTCGTCTGTTTTTGTATTGAAAAATTTTGAGGCAGTTTCAAGCGTATCAGTGCTTGCGCCATTATTGTTCTCGATTTCTATTTGTAAAACAATTTGTAAAATGGTATTCTGGTCTAAGCTGTTGGAAAAAATAGGCGATATAGAGATGGCCATCTTTGTGAAAAAGATGATCGCACATAAGAATGCTGCCACAAATCTAAATCTCTTATTTAACATTTTTTAGTACCTTTAATAGTGTTGTTTTACATGGTAAAAATAGCAATTCTATGTTAATTTCAAATTAAAAGTGCATAAAAAATGAATTTTGGCACGAAATTGTGACGAAAAGATTATTTTTTGTAGAGTTTTCAATAGCATTTATGAACTATAAATATTAAGCCTTTTCTATGGCAAATAAAGAACAATTTATCGAGAAGGTTCAGTCTTCTTATAACCCCAAGGGGGCTTTTATATATTTGGGAGCGGGTATTTTGAATGGTGAAATTTTAGCGGATGCAAAGGTCAATCTGGCACTGAAAATGATGAATCGCCACGGGCTGATTGCCGGTGCTACAGGGACAGGTAAAACCAGGACGCTACAATTGATTGCTGAGCAATTATCAGACGCATCTGTGTCGGTATTTATGTTGGATGTAAAAGGTGATCTATCTGGTCTTGCTGTGCCAGGAATGACCAATCAGGCACTGTTGGATCGTGGAAATGCGGTAGGAGTACCCTTCCAACCAGCGAGTTTTCCTGTTGAGCTCTATTCCTTGTCAGGAAACAAGGGGATTCCGATGCGCATTACGATCGATGATTTTGGACCTGTCTTGTTGGGAAGGATCCTGGAATTGAATGAAACTCAGACCGGGGTTTTGGCAGCGATGTTTAAATATGCGCAAGATCATCAGATGCCATTAATAGACTTTACAGATACCAAAAAGTTGTTAACTTATCTTTCTGACGGTCCCGGAAGCGAGGAAATCAAAAATGACTACGGTAAGATCAGTTCCGCAAGTTCAGGAACGATTTTGCGTAAGATCGTCGCCCTAGAGCAACAGGGATTGGCACATATCTTTGGAGAAAAGGAGTTCGATATCAATGACTTATTTCAGAAAGTTGACGGAAAGGGTATAATCAGTTTACTGAACATTTCGGACGTACAGGATCAACCAGTGCTCTATTCTACATTTTTGTTGAGTCTGCTCGCCCAGCTATTTAAGAATATGCCCGAAGTGGGGGATTTGGATCAGCCGAAACTGGTATTTTTCTTTGACGAAGCACATCTTCTTTTTAACGGAGCTTCCAAAGCCTTTTTAACCCAGGTGGATCAGATTATCCGTCTTATCCGCTCCAAAGGAATCGGCGTATTTTTCTGTACACAGTCTCCGACAGATGTTCCGGAATCGGTATTGGCCCAATTGGGAAATAGGGTACAACATGCTTTGCGAGCCTTTACACCGAATGATGCTGAAAATCTAAAAAAAACAGTGAAAACCTACCCTAAATCGGACTTCTATGAGATTGATCAGATTTTGACTTCTTTGGGTACCGGTCAAGCCTTAATTACGGTACTGAATGATAAAGGTATTCCTACAGAAGTGGTGGCAACCCATCTGGTACCAGCCCGTGCTGTAATGGGCCCCGCAGACGATGCGACAATCAATCAAATTATTAATCAATCTGACTTAAAGGCAAAATATCAGGAAAGACAGGAAAATCGGTCTGCCGCTGAGATGATCGATGAGAAAATGCAGGTTGTACAGCAGGAAGAACAGCGTGCAGCTGCGGAAAAAGAAGCTGCCAAAGCTGATCGACCTACATCCAGAAGACAGACGCCATTAGAAGCTGCGCAGCGTACCGCGACAACGACACTCGCAAGAGAAGGGGTCAAACTTTTAGGGAAATTGGCGACCGGTCTATTGAATGCATTCTTAAAAAAGAAATAACACAAATTTATTGATGATTTTCGTCCCGATACACTATTTTTAGACGTTGATCAGCACTTAGCTAAATTTGCTTTTAAGGGCAATTTTAGCTAAGTTTGCGGACGAAAAGAAAGTTCTATTAATACAATTTAAATATGAGTAAACCAACCCTTTTGATTTTGGCAGCAGGAATGGCTAGCCGGTATGGTTCTTTAAAACAAGTAGATGGTTTTGGCCCACACGGCGAGACAATTATTGACTATTCAATCTATGATGCCATCCGCGCAGGATTTGGAAAAGTTGTATTCATTATTCGGGAAGAATTCCTGGAGAAAATGAAAGAAGTTTTTGATAAAAAATTGGAAGGTAAAATAGAAGTTGACTACGCTTTTCAAAATTTTGATTTAACGAAATTTGGCGTGAATCACGTCATCGAAAGAACGAAACCTTGGGGTACAGCACATGCTGTCATGAGCGCTAAGGATAAAGTAAATGAACCATTCTGCGTAATCAATGCAGACGATTTCTATGGTTCAGATTCCTTTGACAAAATGGCGAAGTTTTTAACCACTGAGGTATCAGATCAACAAATGTCATTGATGGGCTTTCAGGTCGGTAATACAATGTCTGATTATGGCTATGTATCACGTGGTGTCTGTGAAGTTAGTCCAACAGGACAAATGGACAGTGTCACAGAGCGTACAAATATTTATTACAAAGGTGAGGGTGATGATCGTAAAATTGTTTATGAAGAAAACGGCGTTGAAAACGATTTAGATCCAGAAACGCGTGTATCGATGAATTTTTGGGGCTTTACGCCAAAAATCTTCGAAGTAGCACAAGCGATGTTTCCAGCTTTTGTTGAAGAAAACAAAGAGAATTTGAAAGCGGAATTCTTTATTCCTTCGGTTCCGGATTATATGGTGAAACATAAAATGGCGGATTTCAAAGTAATCCCGACATCATCGAAATGGTTTGGTGTAACCTATAAAGAAGATAAACCTATCGTTCAAGAATCAATTTCTAAATTGGTTGCCGATGGTGTATATCCTGAAAAGTTATTTTAAGAGCTAAGAGAAATAGCTTATATTGAACCTGTGTTGTTTGACAATACAGGTTTTTTTGTGCTTAACAATGCAGATGCTGTGGATGGGTTGCTGTGCTGTTTTAGGAGAAGGAGTATTGGGAACAGCTAAGATTAAACCGATACATTAGATTATGATAGAAAAATGAATTATTGTAAATGAAAAAAATACTTAAGGTGTTAGGGTATATTATTTTAGGAATTATTGGGTTTTGCATTTTATATATTGTTGGCGAGTATAGCCTGTCGCGACTCTCAGCATCAGGTAAAGCGTCCTCCACAGATCAGACGATTCAGGTATTTGTCAAATCCAATGGTGTCCATACAGATATTGTTTTGCCAGTCATCGTGAAAGAGGTGGATTGGTCCAACGTATTTCCTTATGCCAACACCGTTGGTAAAAAAAACGGTTATCAGTATATGGGTATAGGTTGGGGAGACAAAGGCTTTTATTTGGATACACCGGAATGGAAAGATCTCAAAGCATCAACAGCTTTTGTAGCGGCCTTTGGATTGGGACAGTCTGCAATACATGTGACCTACTATAATTCCATTCGGGAGAATGACCTATGTTTTGGGTATAAAATAAATGAGGAACAGTATCGCGCACTGGTAAAGTATATCTATGATTCTTTGGATTTGCATGAAGGTAAACCTATATTGGTAGAGACGGATGCACAATACGATGATGCAGATGCCTTTTATGAAGCCAAAGGAGCTTATAGCATGTTCTATTCCTGTAATACCTGGACAAACAACGCTTTGAAGAAGGCAAATATGCCAGCAGGAGTCTGGGCGACCTTGGATAAAGGAATATTGAGCCATTATCGGAAATAGCTGTGGCTTATTGAATTCTTTTGCACAATATAGATAAACAGCTCTTTCGCTTTTCAAAGTGTTAAAAAGAGGATGTTCTTATAATAAAAAAAGCTCCGGGAATACATCCCCGGAGCTTTTTATTTATCAGCAGGAGTGATTATTTCACTTCTTCGTAGTCTACGTCAGTTACGTCATCACCACCTTGGTTTCCACCTTGTGCTTGACCAGCGTCTCCTTGAGGTTGTTGTGCACCACCTTGAGAAGCAGCGTACATTTCTTCAGAAGCAGCATTCCAAGCATTTTGTAATTCTTCAGAAGCCGAATCAATATCTGCGAAGTTTTTCGCTTCGTATGCAGCTTTTAATTTCGTTAAGCCAGCTTCAATAGGAGCTTTCTTATCTGCAGAAATTTTGTCACCATATTCTTTCAATTGTTTTTCAGTTGAGAAGATCAAGGCATCCGCTGCATTTACTTTGTCAGCTTCTTCTTTCATTTTTTTATCAGCATCAGCATTTGCTTCAGCTTCTTCTTTCATACGTTTGATTTCATCATCAGATAAACCTGAAGATGCTTCAATACGGATGTTTTGCTCTTTACCAGTTGCTTTATCTTTTGCTGATACTTTGATGATACCGTTGGCATCAATATCAAAAGTAACTTCAATTTGAGGCACACCACGAGGCGCTGGTGGAATATCGTTCAAATGGAAGCGGCCGATTGTACGGTTTTGGCTCGCCATAGGACGCTCACCTTGTAAGATGTGGATCTCTACCGATGGTTGATTGTCAGAAGCAGTAGAGAATGTTTCCGATTTTTTAGTCGGAATAGTTGTATTCGCTTCAATCAATTTAGTCATTACACCACCCATTGTTTCGATACCCAATGAAAGTGGAGTTACATCCAATAATAATACATCTTTTACTTCACCAGTTAATACACCTCCTTGGATTGCAGCACCTAAAGCAACAACTTCGTCAGGGTTTACACCTTTGGAAGGTTCTTTTCCGAAGAAAGCTTTTACAGCATCAACAATTGCAGGGATACGAGTAGAACCACCTACTAAGATAATTTCGTCGATATCTGATTTGCTGAAACCAGCGTTTTTCAATGCAGACTCACAAGGAGCAATTGTTCTCTTGATCAAGTCAGCTGCCAAAGCTTCAAATTTAGCACGTGATAATGAACGAACTAAGTGTTTTGGGCCAGTAGCATCTGCTGTGATATATGGCAAGTTGATTTCAGTAGAAGTCGCACTTGATAATTCAATTTTAGCTTTTTCAGCAGCTTCTTTCAAACGTTGCAATGCCATTGGATCTTTTTTCAGATCAAAACCATTGTTTTCATTCTTGAATTCTTCATTCAACCAGTTGATAATTACGTTATCGAAGTCATCACCACCTAAGTGAGTATCACCGTCAGTAGATTTTACTTCAAATACACCATCACCTAATTCCAATACGGAAACGTCATGTGTACCACCACCACAGTCAAACACAACGATCTTCATATCTTTGTGTGCTTTGTCCAAACCGTAAGCTAAAGCAGCAGCAGTAGGTTCGTTGATGATACGTTTAACAGATAAACCAGCGATTTCACCAGCTTCTTTAGTTGCTTGACGTTGTGCGTCGTTGAAGTATGCAGGTACTGTGATGACAGCTTCAGTTACTTCTTGACCTAAGAAGTCTTCAGCAGTCTTCTTCATTTTTTGAAGAATCATCGCAGAGATTTCTTGTGGAGTATATTTGCGGTCGTCGATTTCTACGCGTGGTGTATTGTTATCACCTTTAACGATGTTATAAGGTACGTGTTCAGCTTCTTTTATTGCCTCATCATATGAAAGTCCCATAAAACGTTTAATAGAATAAATAGTTTTATGTGGATTAGTAATTGCTTGACGTTTAGCTGGGTCACCCACTTTACGCTCACCACCTTCTACGAAAGCTACAATGGAAGGAGTGGTACGTTTACCTTCGTTGTTCGTAATTACTACAGGCTCGTTACCTTCCATTACGGCAACACATGAGTTTGTAGTACCTAAGTCAATTCCTATAATTTTAGACATATCTTGTATTTTAATTTTTTTACTTAAATAAATTCTATCACTCTATTATCAACCCTTATGCCAATCCGAAAGTTTTGTAAAAAAATCACTATTTGTCATCAATTTGTCGTTAGGTACTGCCAAACTGACATTTTCAATAGACAAGTTGCTCCAAGATCCGTTTTTTTGCTGACTCATTTTGGCGATTGCGTGGCATATATCTGCCAAAGAGCGCTGTAAATTCTTCCAGTTTCATCTGTTTTGATTTTTTTTCCCGCCAATCTGTGGGAACGAGATTATTGGTATAGGCGATATTTGTTGCCCAGTATTGGATATGCATCTCAGGTATGACCAGCCCCAATATCATGCCCGGAAGACCATGGCTCAAAGCCGGTCCTGCTGACACTGGTATTTCTTCGGCATAATAAGCAATCAGGTAGAGGGAATCTTTGGTCGCCCCATTCACCCTTCGGCAGTTGATGCCGGCGATATTGCGAAATTCCTCCGTAAAGCGCCAAGTGATACTATCCAACGTTTCAGAAAGCAAATATTTCTCATCGATATCGAGCTGGATATCAGCCTTGCCTGCTTTTAAATCCTGGTAAAGCACCTTTCCATTTTTGCCGGCTCCACCTCTGGGCATGCCACGTTGGTTTCCACCCCCTCCGCCTCGCGAGCCGCCTTGATTTCTACCACCTCGGGCACCTGAAGTAATACTTGCTGCACGCATTTTACCTTCTCCCTTCTGTTTTTCGGTACTTGTGCTTTCTTCTGGCATAAGCACAGTCGCATTTTCATCAAAGTATAAGTTCAGTCGATCTGTATGTGAGTCCGGCATTTTATCTAGGTGCTCCATGAAGTCTATTCCCCGACCCATCATTTTTGAGTTCATGTCATTGGACATTTGTCGCATGCGGGCTTTTGTATACGTCACCTTGTCAAAACTAATGGTACCCCTATTACCAAAATAGGCGTATTGTGCCTGCAGAGATAATCCGGTTAGACAAAATATAATAATGGTCAAATATGTTCTAATCATTGCTTTTTCCTAAATATTTATTGAAATCCCATTTGACACCAACTAAAAAATATTGCGTTAATACCTGTTGGGTGGATTCCGAGTAATTGGTATCACTGCCATTCCGACGTGTATTATTAAACGTATTAAAGAGGTCAAAGGCTTTCAGGCTGACAGTCAGACTTTCATCTTTCAACACCTTTTTCTCCAACTCCAAATTGGTATAAAATTGATTAATTGATTTCTTGTAGAGTTTGGTAGGTCCGGTGTAACTATAGTAAACATTGGTCATGATGTTGAATTTCTTCGGTAGAAAATATTTGATATATCCCGAAGCTCCACCTTCAAAGTTGGTTGCGTTATATTGTGTGTTGATTGAATTTTGCTGTGTATTAAGGCCCGCATTCACCGAGAGATCAAAATCAAAGCCTTCTGAATCTTGTTCATTTAAACTCGAGCCCAGGCTGAAAGAGGTATTTTTTGAATTGTTCAAGAGAAACTCACCTTGAGATTGACCACTTTCAAATTTTGTGTAGCTGTAACTATTGTTGTACCGGATATTTGCACTTTTATTGAAGTTAATGCGACGATTGGCCAGGGGTTGCATATGATTGATGTTCAATCCGCTGTTCCAGTTCGATTTGCCCGATAAGTTTTCATAGCTACTGATTTGAGCAGAATTCTCCATGACTGTCGTCTTATTGACAATTGGGTTATTAACAAAAGAGAAATTTCCGTTAATATTAATGTTCGTACCCTTCAGCAAACTGAATGCATTATAATTTGCCGAAATGTTGTTGGTGACAGCCCGTTTGAGGTCTGGGTTACCGATCTGTTGAAATAGTGGGTTAGTCTGCGGTTGCAGCGGTTGTAACTGATCAAATGAAGGAATGATATTCGAACTCTGGTAAGCCAGTCGGATATTTTTGCTATTTGAAATTCGGTAATTGGCATCAAAGTTTAGATTGTTGTCCCAAAAATTCCTTGAAAGGTTTATATCCCGGTCACTATCGCTTAACTTTTGATTTTTGTAAAATGTTCGGTTGGAGAGATTAACCTCAAATTTATCCTTCCGATAAGACAAATGGACATTAACTCCCTGGTTGGTATTATTGTCAATCTGATTTTTAGAGTATAATGGATCTTTCTCTTCAGTTTCTATGTCTGTTGATATCTGTTCATTCCTGTTGTTTGACTGATTGAAGCTGTAGCCCAAAGCTAAATTCATGGCGTCATTGAGCCTGTTATTGAAATTCAATGAAGTAGAAAAGTTATTGCCTTTGTTATTACCCCTTCTATTTTGGTTAATACGCGTGGTATCATTGCTCTGATGGATAATTGTTTCTGAGTTAACCTTGCTGTCCGAAGTTGATTCATTATAGTTGTTTCCGACCATTAGATTCA
The window above is part of the Sphingobacterium sp. ML3W genome. Proteins encoded here:
- a CDS encoding SulP family inorganic anion transporter; translated protein: MFGTRTSAFLKLSKRDLKYDFPASVVVFLVALPLCLGIAMASGAPLFAGLLTGVIGGIVVASISKSPLSVSGPAAGLTVIVLGAIQSLGAYETFLLAVVIAGVVQVILGILKAGMIGNYFPSAVIVGMLAAIGITIIMKQIPLALGLIETHAFELDNGHGIGAYFDTVASAINFGALIICALSLAILIFWPAIPKLNKVPAPLVVVIVGVALAYLFNGSFFQLHDKQFVLVPIVGSFAEFTGLFTLPDFTQIVNKDVWIAAFTIAIIASLETLLSIEAVDKIDPYKRNTPTNRELVAQGIGNMTSGLLGGLPLTSVIVRSSANVNAGGKTRQSAILHGIWLLVAMLAIPTMLNMIPLACLAAILLHTGYKLAKPSLFTSMYRKGLDQFIPFFVTIVAIVFTDLLMGVGIGIVVATFYILRANMKNAFKYNIEKDNEEDKAVIVLAEEVSFLNKVPIQQKLYSLPKSVSKIRIDGTFSKFIDKDVIEVIKDFEQNAKSKGKEIELLQVVYKK
- a CDS encoding helicase HerA-like domain-containing protein, with protein sequence MANKEQFIEKVQSSYNPKGAFIYLGAGILNGEILADAKVNLALKMMNRHGLIAGATGTGKTRTLQLIAEQLSDASVSVFMLDVKGDLSGLAVPGMTNQALLDRGNAVGVPFQPASFPVELYSLSGNKGIPMRITIDDFGPVLLGRILELNETQTGVLAAMFKYAQDHQMPLIDFTDTKKLLTYLSDGPGSEEIKNDYGKISSASSGTILRKIVALEQQGLAHIFGEKEFDINDLFQKVDGKGIISLLNISDVQDQPVLYSTFLLSLLAQLFKNMPEVGDLDQPKLVFFFDEAHLLFNGASKAFLTQVDQIIRLIRSKGIGVFFCTQSPTDVPESVLAQLGNRVQHALRAFTPNDAENLKKTVKTYPKSDFYEIDQILTSLGTGQALITVLNDKGIPTEVVATHLVPARAVMGPADDATINQIINQSDLKAKYQERQENRSAAEMIDEKMQVVQQEEQRAAAEKEAAKADRPTSRRQTPLEAAQRTATTTLAREGVKLLGKLATGLLNAFLKKK
- a CDS encoding sugar phosphate nucleotidyltransferase → MSKPTLLILAAGMASRYGSLKQVDGFGPHGETIIDYSIYDAIRAGFGKVVFIIREEFLEKMKEVFDKKLEGKIEVDYAFQNFDLTKFGVNHVIERTKPWGTAHAVMSAKDKVNEPFCVINADDFYGSDSFDKMAKFLTTEVSDQQMSLMGFQVGNTMSDYGYVSRGVCEVSPTGQMDSVTERTNIYYKGEGDDRKIVYEENGVENDLDPETRVSMNFWGFTPKIFEVAQAMFPAFVEENKENLKAEFFIPSVPDYMVKHKMADFKVIPTSSKWFGVTYKEDKPIVQESISKLVADGVYPEKLF
- a CDS encoding TIGR02117 family protein, which codes for MKKILKVLGYIILGIIGFCILYIVGEYSLSRLSASGKASSTDQTIQVFVKSNGVHTDIVLPVIVKEVDWSNVFPYANTVGKKNGYQYMGIGWGDKGFYLDTPEWKDLKASTAFVAAFGLGQSAIHVTYYNSIRENDLCFGYKINEEQYRALVKYIYDSLDLHEGKPILVETDAQYDDADAFYEAKGAYSMFYSCNTWTNNALKKANMPAGVWATLDKGILSHYRK
- the dnaK gene encoding molecular chaperone DnaK translates to MSKIIGIDLGTTNSCVAVMEGNEPVVITNNEGKRTTPSIVAFVEGGERKVGDPAKRQAITNPHKTIYSIKRFMGLSYDEAIKEAEHVPYNIVKGDNNTPRVEIDDRKYTPQEISAMILQKMKKTAEDFLGQEVTEAVITVPAYFNDAQRQATKEAGEIAGLSVKRIINEPTAAALAYGLDKAHKDMKIVVFDCGGGTHDVSVLELGDGVFEVKSTDGDTHLGGDDFDNVIINWLNEEFKNENNGFDLKKDPMALQRLKEAAEKAKIELSSATSTEINLPYITADATGPKHLVRSLSRAKFEALAADLIKRTIAPCESALKNAGFSKSDIDEIILVGGSTRIPAIVDAVKAFFGKEPSKGVNPDEVVALGAAIQGGVLTGEVKDVLLLDVTPLSLGIETMGGVMTKLIEANTTIPTKKSETFSTASDNQPSVEIHILQGERPMASQNRTIGRFHLNDIPPAPRGVPQIEVTFDIDANGIIKVSAKDKATGKEQNIRIEASSGLSDDEIKRMKEEAEANADADKKMKEEADKVNAADALIFSTEKQLKEYGDKISADKKAPIEAGLTKLKAAYEAKNFADIDSASEELQNAWNAASEEMYAASQGGAQQPQGDAGQAQGGNQGGDDVTDVDYEEVK
- a CDS encoding GLPGLI family protein — its product is MIRTYLTIIIFCLTGLSLQAQYAYFGNRGTISFDKVTYTKARMRQMSNDMNSKMMGRGIDFMEHLDKMPDSHTDRLNLYFDENATVLMPEESTSTEKQKGEGKMRAASITSGARGGRNQGGSRGGGGGNQRGMPRGGAGKNGKVLYQDLKAGKADIQLDIDEKYLLSETLDSITWRFTEEFRNIAGINCRRVNGATKDSLYLIAYYAEEIPVSAGPALSHGLPGMILGLVIPEMHIQYWATNIAYTNNLVPTDWREKKSKQMKLEEFTALFGRYMPRNRQNESAKKRILEQLVY
- a CDS encoding outer membrane beta-barrel protein, translating into MKRLIQLFLLFFVISTAYSQTSIKGKILDKADNKPLTNASIILLNKDSVLRYFNRANEEGKFLIKNIKPGSYILLATYPKFELYSDTIDIKDKEIDLNDIKINSQKNVLEEVIITRRLPITLKGDTIEYDAASFATEKNAKLEDLFRRLPGFTVSGDGNITAQGKAVQKVFIDGEEFFGYDPKIAIRNVRADAVDKVQLYEKKSEEAELSGIDDGVRIQTVNVVLKEKARKGIFGNAELLGGTKELYAGNLFAAKFNQTERIGITANHNNMGSSNSREGSLRMNNQITGQPLNTSLGANYENQFLKKALKVNANYNYNNSSNKNQSENYNKNILPDNSILERNSKNYNENSARSNGVRSNLSMRLDSTQNLELQTNGNWSNNFSLSQSESATKDGTGAAVSSFNEKNESNTSSQSNNFRLNYRKRLKAGSSLNLMVGNNYNESTSDSKVNSETIIHQSNDTTRINQNRRGNNKGNNFSTSLNFNNRLNDAMNLALGYSFNQSNNRNEQISTDIETEEKDPLYSKNQIDNNTNQGVNVHLSYRKDKFEVNLSNRTFYKNQKLSDSDRDINLSRNFWDNNLNFDANYRISNSKNIRLAYQSSNIIPSFDQLQPLQPQTNPLFQQIGNPDLKRAVTNNISANYNAFSLLKGTNININGNFSFVNNPIVNKTTVMENSAQISSYENLSGKSNWNSGLNINHMQPLANRRINFNKSANIRYNNSYSYTKFESGQSQGEFLLNNSKNTSFSLGSSLNEQDSEGFDFDLSVNAGLNTQQNSINTQYNATNFEGGASGYIKYFLPKKFNIMTNVYYSYTGPTKLYKKSINQFYTNLELEKKVLKDESLTVSLKAFDLFNTFNNTRRNGSDTNYSESTQQVLTQYFLVGVKWDFNKYLGKSND